A window of the Thermostichus vulcanus str. 'Rupite' genome harbors these coding sequences:
- the ftsH gene encoding ATP-dependent zinc metalloprotease FtsH, whose amino-acid sequence MSQKGKNKKWRSAGLYALLAIVLISLATTFFGTRPAERQEISYSDLISRVERGEVSKVLVETAPDGRQIAIAEAEVNGRATQVQVNLPPLTPEFESTLVAQGVELAVRPVQEEGLLGRILSTFFLPVLLLLGLFFLLRRAQNGPGSQALNFGKSKARVQMEPKTQTTFNDVAGIEQAKLELAEVVDFLKNSERFTALGAKIPRGVLLVGPPGTGKTLLARAVAGEAGVPFFSISGSEFVEMFVGVGASRVRDLFEQAKQNAPCIVFIDEIDAVGRQRGAGLGGGNDEREQTLNQLLTEMDGFEGNSGIIVIAATNRPDVLDAALLRPGRFDRQVTVDRPDFQGRLEILKVHARGKTLSADVDLEKLARRTPGFTGADLANLLNEAAILAARRNLTEISMDEINDAVDRVLAGPEKKDRLMSERRKELVAYHESGHALVGSLLPNYDPIQKVTIIPRGQAGGLTWFMPSDDDMGLTTRAHLKNMMTVALGGRVAEEVIYGESEITTGAASDLQQVARIARNMVTRFGMSDRLGNVALGRQSSNIFLGRDIATERDFSEETAALIDEEVRRLVDEAYRRATYLVTENRALLDRIAHRLVEAETIDGEELQAIIDSSDVVMLPPQEDPEPLTIPVAVNAKV is encoded by the coding sequence GTGAGTCAGAAAGGTAAAAACAAGAAATGGAGAAGTGCGGGGTTGTATGCGTTGCTGGCCATCGTGCTGATTTCGTTGGCCACGACCTTTTTCGGTACCCGCCCAGCTGAACGTCAGGAGATCAGCTACTCCGACCTGATTAGCCGCGTTGAACGGGGCGAGGTCAGTAAGGTTTTGGTGGAAACGGCCCCTGATGGTCGCCAAATTGCCATTGCTGAGGCAGAGGTGAACGGTCGTGCCACTCAGGTACAGGTGAATCTGCCCCCCCTCACCCCCGAGTTTGAGAGTACCCTGGTTGCCCAAGGGGTGGAATTGGCGGTGCGTCCTGTGCAAGAGGAGGGCTTATTGGGGCGCATTCTAAGTACCTTCTTCTTGCCTGTCCTGCTGCTGCTCGGTTTGTTCTTCCTGCTGCGTCGTGCTCAAAATGGCCCCGGTAGCCAAGCGCTTAATTTCGGCAAATCCAAAGCGCGGGTACAAATGGAACCGAAAACCCAGACAACCTTCAACGACGTGGCTGGTATTGAGCAAGCCAAGCTGGAGTTGGCCGAGGTGGTGGATTTTCTGAAGAATTCGGAGCGCTTCACCGCTTTGGGTGCCAAGATTCCGCGGGGGGTATTGTTGGTGGGCCCGCCAGGTACCGGCAAAACCCTGCTGGCCCGTGCTGTAGCTGGAGAAGCAGGGGTGCCCTTTTTCTCCATTTCCGGCTCGGAATTTGTAGAAATGTTCGTCGGTGTGGGGGCCTCGCGGGTCCGGGATCTGTTTGAGCAAGCCAAGCAAAATGCCCCTTGTATTGTCTTCATCGATGAAATTGATGCAGTGGGTCGCCAACGGGGGGCCGGACTTGGTGGCGGTAACGATGAACGGGAACAAACCCTGAATCAGTTGCTCACAGAAATGGATGGCTTTGAGGGCAACTCCGGGATTATCGTGATCGCGGCTACTAACCGACCCGATGTCTTGGATGCAGCCCTGTTGCGACCGGGACGTTTCGATCGCCAGGTAACCGTAGATCGTCCTGATTTCCAAGGCCGTCTGGAGATTCTCAAGGTCCATGCTCGCGGCAAGACCCTCTCTGCCGATGTGGATCTGGAGAAATTGGCCCGCCGTACCCCTGGGTTTACTGGGGCAGATTTGGCCAACCTTTTGAATGAAGCAGCCATCTTGGCAGCCCGCCGTAATCTCACGGAGATCTCGATGGACGAGATCAACGATGCGGTGGATCGGGTGCTGGCTGGCCCTGAGAAGAAAGATCGTCTGATGAGCGAGCGGCGCAAGGAGTTGGTGGCTTACCATGAGTCGGGTCATGCTTTGGTGGGATCCCTTTTGCCCAACTATGACCCGATTCAGAAAGTAACCATCATTCCCCGTGGACAGGCGGGCGGTCTCACCTGGTTTATGCCCAGCGATGACGACATGGGCCTGACCACCCGTGCCCATCTGAAGAATATGATGACGGTTGCGTTAGGGGGCCGTGTTGCGGAAGAAGTGATCTACGGTGAGTCTGAAATCACCACCGGTGCTGCTAGCGACCTGCAACAGGTGGCTCGGATTGCCCGCAACATGGTGACTCGCTTTGGCATGAGCGATCGTCTGGGAAATGTTGCCTTGGGGCGGCAGTCCAGCAATATCTTCCTGGGGCGGGATATCGCCACCGAGCGGGATTTTTCTGAGGAAACCGCTGCCCTCATCGATGAAGAGGTACGGCGGCTGGTGGATGAAGCATACCGGCGGGCCACCTACCTGGTGACAGAAAACCGCGCCCTCCTCGATCGCATTGCCCACCGCTTGGTGGAAGCTGAAACGATCGATGGAGAAGAGTTGCAGGCGATTATCGACAGTTCTGACGTGGTCATGTTGCCGCCGCAGGAGGATCCAGAGCCATTGACCATCCCAGTGGCTGTCAACGCTAAGGTCTAG
- a CDS encoding geranylgeranyl reductase family protein, translated as MSQLYDCVIVGAGPAGGSAAYHLAKRGRSVLVLEKEPLPRYKPCGGGVSPMVAAWFDFDFGPAISLTIRQIRYTWCSGDPVVADLDLKDPVWMVRRDVFDHYLIQQAQGQGATLQAECAVSGIEWQSDRWQVMTASGPVWGRYLIGADGAKGSMAKWLGFQERQRRLAAALEAEVPVAQPETAAAHFDFGAVSNGYIWNFPKADGYSIGAGTFRGGEKQNLREIAAGYAQTFGVDLNSVKQFGHPICLWDEDQPLHTQNALLAGDAACVIDPFTAEGIRPSLLTGLLAAQAIDSALAGNGDALAHYSAQVQQEWGSEMRWAKRIAALFYRFPGLGYKVGVKRPGATRRMGQILVGELRYSDVAASAIRKLSGGLFS; from the coding sequence ATGTCACAACTTTACGACTGCGTCATCGTCGGTGCTGGCCCTGCTGGGGGATCCGCCGCTTATCATCTGGCCAAGCGGGGGCGCTCGGTACTGGTTCTGGAAAAGGAGCCCTTGCCCCGCTACAAGCCCTGCGGGGGTGGAGTGTCTCCAATGGTGGCGGCCTGGTTTGATTTTGACTTTGGCCCGGCTATTTCCCTGACGATCCGGCAAATTCGCTATACCTGGTGCAGTGGGGATCCGGTGGTGGCGGATTTGGATCTCAAGGATCCCGTTTGGATGGTGCGGCGGGATGTTTTCGACCATTACCTGATTCAGCAGGCGCAAGGGCAGGGGGCTACCCTGCAAGCAGAATGTGCCGTCTCCGGCATTGAATGGCAAAGTGACCGCTGGCAGGTGATGACAGCCTCTGGCCCCGTTTGGGGGCGCTACCTGATTGGAGCGGATGGGGCAAAAGGCTCCATGGCCAAGTGGTTGGGCTTTCAGGAGCGGCAACGACGATTGGCCGCCGCCCTAGAAGCGGAAGTGCCTGTTGCGCAGCCGGAAACGGCAGCCGCCCATTTTGACTTTGGTGCCGTTAGTAACGGCTACATCTGGAACTTTCCTAAGGCAGATGGCTACTCGATTGGGGCCGGTACCTTTCGGGGTGGAGAAAAGCAAAACCTGCGGGAGATCGCGGCAGGCTACGCCCAAACCTTTGGGGTGGACTTGAACTCTGTCAAGCAGTTTGGCCACCCGATTTGTCTTTGGGATGAAGATCAACCGCTACACACCCAAAATGCCCTCTTGGCTGGGGATGCTGCCTGTGTGATCGACCCCTTTACCGCCGAAGGGATCCGTCCCTCGCTGCTCACCGGCCTGTTGGCGGCTCAGGCCATCGACTCTGCCTTAGCGGGAAACGGAGATGCGTTGGCCCACTATTCCGCCCAAGTGCAACAGGAGTGGGGATCCGAAATGCGCTGGGCCAAACGGATTGCGGCGCTGTTCTATCGCTTTCCGGGATTGGGCTACAAAGTGGGGGTTAAACGACCGGGAGCGACTCGGCGCATGGGGCAAATCTTGGTGGGAGAATTGCGCTACAGCGATGTGGCCGCGTCCGCTATTCGCAAATTAAGCGGTGGCCTGTTTTCGTAA
- a CDS encoding alpha/beta fold hydrolase — MTESTNPVNILEQRIRVGDLDWFFRSVDPDRGNTLPPVLLLHGLVSQSYGWLPLLQALGEQGFRALAPDWIGSGFSAKPERWEFNYRPETLEKALSEWVEAQALERFSLVVQGFLGSVGLQYALKNPDRIERLIILNTPIGQGAKLPWSIRAFGIPLVGDMLTQDPLLVDRTLETGGIYQVKDKDLDVYRRPFLTTSASGRALLATVQNLNLPQVMKELEAGFATWERPTLIAWGMQDRWLPFELVTTLCQRLPKAQVVKLEQVGHYPQHDWPEKVQEAVIPFLRKLIV; from the coding sequence GTGACTGAGAGCACAAACCCAGTGAATATTCTGGAGCAACGCATCCGGGTGGGGGATCTGGACTGGTTCTTTCGCTCGGTGGATCCCGACCGAGGCAACACTCTACCGCCAGTGCTGCTGTTGCATGGACTGGTTTCTCAAAGCTACGGCTGGCTGCCCCTTTTGCAAGCCTTAGGGGAGCAGGGGTTTCGCGCTTTGGCCCCTGATTGGATTGGCTCAGGATTTTCCGCCAAACCGGAGCGCTGGGAGTTTAACTACCGCCCAGAAACCCTGGAGAAGGCCCTGTCGGAGTGGGTGGAAGCCCAAGCCCTAGAGCGGTTTTCGTTGGTGGTGCAGGGGTTTCTCGGCTCAGTGGGACTGCAGTATGCCCTGAAAAACCCAGATCGCATCGAACGCCTGATCATTCTCAATACCCCGATTGGCCAAGGGGCCAAGCTGCCCTGGTCGATTCGTGCTTTCGGGATCCCTTTGGTGGGGGATATGCTCACCCAGGATCCACTGTTGGTGGATCGCACCCTAGAAACCGGCGGCATTTACCAGGTGAAAGACAAAGATCTGGACGTGTATCGACGCCCTTTTTTGACCACTTCTGCCAGTGGACGCGCTTTGTTGGCAACAGTGCAAAACTTGAACCTGCCGCAGGTGATGAAGGAATTGGAGGCAGGCTTTGCCACCTGGGAACGCCCGACTTTGATCGCTTGGGGCATGCAGGATCGTTGGTTACCGTTCGAGCTGGTCACAACATTGTGTCAGCGGCTCCCAAAAGCACAGGTGGTGAAACTGGAGCAAGTGGGCCATTACCCACAGCATGATTGGCCAGAAAAGGTACAGGAGGCGGTGATCCCGTTTTTGCGTAAGCTGATTGTCTAA
- a CDS encoding ATP-binding protein — translation MNTSGIPPANHQTFPLRVGTTLDALSQVLTWFEAFRNAGIPEPIWMECRLALAEGFTNAVRHAHQALPETTPIDIELVLAPQGLELRIWDQGQEFDLEGFAQQLPAKMDTDSEGGRGILLMKALTSRLSYTRQADGRNCLLISKRFNDPSHLSKPVS, via the coding sequence TTGAACACATCAGGGATTCCTCCCGCTAATCATCAGACTTTTCCGCTGAGGGTCGGCACCACTTTGGATGCTCTCAGTCAAGTTTTGACGTGGTTTGAAGCCTTTCGCAATGCGGGCATTCCAGAGCCCATCTGGATGGAATGCCGGTTGGCGCTTGCAGAAGGGTTTACCAACGCCGTTCGCCATGCCCACCAAGCCCTACCGGAAACCACCCCGATTGATATTGAGCTGGTCTTAGCACCGCAAGGGTTGGAGTTGCGCATCTGGGATCAGGGGCAGGAGTTTGATCTGGAGGGGTTTGCCCAACAATTGCCCGCCAAAATGGACACCGACTCCGAAGGGGGACGCGGCATTTTGCTGATGAAAGCCCTGACCAGCCGCCTCAGCTACACCCGCCAAGCGGATGGCCGCAATTGTCTGTTGATTAGCAAGCGGTTTAATGACCCTTCCCACCTCTCAAAGCCCGTCAGTTAG
- a CDS encoding phycobilisome protein: MLTQLRQLSIAADGRYLRDEEMQFMETYLASFDLRLSAYQKIQGAEAQIIRDVEMKMRALDPYLLMRGVEDFRNKWKADTVRVLRLSALAMLLDDEQRYRERFLYWFQTLMRAFRTQRSCEATYRFLQEVVANYLTRDELNLLKPILETNRTLLGLN; the protein is encoded by the coding sequence ATGCTGACTCAACTGCGCCAACTGAGCATCGCTGCCGACGGACGCTACCTCAGGGATGAGGAGATGCAGTTCATGGAGACCTACCTGGCCTCGTTTGATCTGCGCCTGAGCGCCTATCAGAAGATTCAGGGGGCAGAAGCCCAAATCATCCGAGATGTGGAGATGAAAATGCGCGCTCTGGATCCCTATCTGCTCATGCGTGGGGTGGAAGACTTTCGCAACAAGTGGAAGGCGGATACTGTTCGGGTTCTGCGTCTTTCGGCGCTGGCTATGCTCCTGGACGATGAGCAACGTTATAGGGAACGATTTCTCTACTGGTTTCAAACCTTGATGCGGGCCTTCCGAACTCAACGCAGCTGCGAGGCAACCTATCGCTTTTTGCAAGAAGTGGTGGCAAACTATCTAACCCGGGACGAATTGAACCTACTCAAACCGATCCTAGAAACAAATCGCACGTTGCTGGGCCTGAACTAG
- a CDS encoding DUF29 domain-containing protein — translation MQLYDRDFYAWIQEQATLLKSGQWDQLDIANLVEEIESLGRQERRELVNRLGILLGHLLKWQFQPQLRGKSWRATITEQRRQIQRLLQDNPSLKPDLSAALQEAYLDGILLVVKETPLSEKDLPTQCPYTFEQAMDPDFYPGHEDPLLGDLSQQPQTRDPG, via the coding sequence ATGCAACTTTACGACCGCGACTTTTACGCTTGGATCCAAGAGCAAGCCACCCTGCTGAAATCGGGGCAGTGGGATCAACTGGATATTGCCAACTTGGTGGAGGAGATCGAGTCTTTGGGCAGACAAGAACGCCGTGAATTGGTGAATCGACTGGGGATCCTGTTGGGGCATCTGCTGAAGTGGCAGTTTCAACCCCAACTACGGGGCAAGAGCTGGCGGGCAACTATTACCGAACAACGCCGCCAGATTCAGCGATTGCTCCAAGATAATCCCAGTCTCAAGCCGGATTTGTCAGCAGCCCTGCAAGAGGCTTATCTAGACGGGATCCTTTTGGTGGTGAAAGAAACGCCATTATCGGAGAAAGATCTGCCCACCCAGTGTCCCTACACCTTTGAGCAGGCAATGGATCCCGACTTTTATCCAGGACACGAGGATCCCCTACTGGGGGATCTATCTCAGCAACCTCAAACAAGAGATCCAGGCTGA
- a CDS encoding ferredoxin-thioredoxin reductase variable chain, whose translation MNIGDRVRVRTSVIVYHHPEYRNQPFDLKGMEGELKAVIRDWNGRPISANFPFQVQFSGKFRAHLQADELEVIESVTPSDTPSETAA comes from the coding sequence ATGAACATTGGAGATCGAGTGCGTGTACGTACCAGCGTGATTGTCTATCACCACCCGGAATATCGCAATCAACCCTTTGATCTCAAGGGGATGGAAGGGGAGCTCAAGGCGGTAATCCGAGATTGGAATGGTCGCCCAATTAGCGCCAATTTCCCTTTTCAAGTGCAGTTTAGCGGCAAGTTCCGGGCCCATCTACAGGCAGATGAGTTAGAGGTGATCGAGTCGGTTACTCCCTCAGATACTCCGTCAGAAACAGCCGCCTAG